gatgtgtgtgtgtgtgtgtgtgtgtgatcatTTGGTTTGGAATTTCTGTTTGTGCGTGTGAGACACACGTCAGATGACAAAAATTTAATTAGCCTAATGTTAATTAATTGCATGTGAGTCTTAATTctctaaaataaaatgaaatattatactCACACCGCAAAATACAAAAATGGACTTTtaagttttaaatgaaaactcTAGTATAGGAGTaggagtagtagtagtagtagttgcgcctctaaatttattaaattcaatatGCTTTATATTTGCAATATTAATTACTCATCCCATCTGTCACTTATTTCCTCCTGTTAGCAACGATAATAATTTAATCATCCTTTTCCtaaattttttttgtgggaATTGTAACCTAAGTacaagtttaaaaaaaaattgtagtgAATGTACAATATTAGTTAACGCAGGaatgaaatatgagtgaaataattaattattatatgatGGATAGTCTATCAAGCTAAACATAAACAAGGATACCTCTAAAGTTCAAATCATGCGTTTGGGTGGGAGGTTTATCTCTTGATGCCTTGGGGAATTGGAGAGCTGATTTTGTAGCTAATATTGGAAGTAATTCCATTCTAGCTACAGAATATGGTGCATATTTTATGGCTCAAGCTAGCCAAGGAGTCGGGATATTGGAAGTTAGAGGTGGAGAGTGATAGACTTGTCGGAATCTCTATGATAATGGGACGGAATGAAGTGTCTATTAATTGTCGCTTCATAGTGCATAAGGTTTGTGGGTTATTCCAAGAGTTTGTTGCAGTAATGATTCACCATGTGCATAGAGAAGGGAATTATTCTGCCGATTTTTTTGTCACATTTTGCTTATAGTTTTCAAGAAAGGAGTTCATGTTCTTGAGAAGAGAAAGGAGTTCATGTTCTTGAGAAGCAACCTTTAGATCTCAGTGGTTGGTTGCTACATGGTAGGTTAGGTGTTTCATATCCTCGTTAGTTTGTCTTGTTACCGGCCTTTGCcgcttttattaaaaaaaattgtagtagtagtaaataaaCTTGTCTCGTAGATCTATTAAATGTCtaatttgtttttcattttaatatacTATCCCCTCAGTTCCATAGCAGtgaagtcattttgtcattttggtacgttccatagtagtgaagtcattttgtcatttaaaTGATGAGTTGGAACAAGGGCGGAGCCAAGAATTCAATTCAAAGggcaaaatatataaaaagaaatTTTTAGAATTTGAGGGAGAGCATTTATGAAGGAAATtgaaattttgtaaaaaatgaagaagaaaatagTACTCCCAGAAAAATATTCTGAGGGGGCATTTACACCCTAGCCTCCTCAAGTGGCTCCGCGCTTGAGTTGGACCAAAATGACATCGTTTTGGGTGCTATAGAAGTCTTGTGTGTCCACGTAGATAATCCGACATGATACATTGGTTTCAATCTAGCCGAAAATAGATAGGTTAGGTCGGATTAGAAAATTTGCACATCCAGTTAAGTTTGTCATTTTACGGTTACAAGAAATTGTGGAGAATTTTCTACTATTTCTTAATTCATGCAGATGCCGCTTTTCTTTCTTGCTCACATAAGATTTATACGATTTTATTGAATTAGTATGAAATCTACATCTTCATCCCAACAAATTAGACATAACTGGACTCACAGAGTAGTATATGATTTATGAAATGAGATTTTGGAGAGTTGATGTTTCATTAAAGTTGCATTCTCTTGTGATTTACTCCTCCAAAGGCCAAAGCATTGAAATGAATACATTGTTGATCTTGATCTATATAAGTTGCAGCAATCTGAACAAGAAGCAAGGTAGAAGAGGTAAAAGTGTTAAGTATTGATAACACGAGAAACCCTCTGAAAAAAGATACTGCACATGCTGGAGCTGAACATGAGCGTTTCCTTCATCCATTCTGGGGCAACCCTCTCGAAAGTCCCCAGGGACAAAACGCGGTATAGCAGCTCGACTTCTCCATCTGCCTTTGTTATCCATGTCAAGCTGAATGAGTAGCCTGCAACAAACAATATAAATTCAACAGCAGTTCGTTCCTGATAAGCAGCATACACTATTCCAGCAACACCATTAATGGAAATATCCACATTTACAACTCATGACAAATTTCGGTTTTAAGGATAAAAAACTAATAAAAGTGAACTAAGAAACATCAAAGGCCATTAAGCAGATACAGAGAAAAGGAGCATGTCATAAAACCAAAACAACCCAACCAAGTCTcagaaagaaaataatattacCACTTGACTGATGACGCGCCAAAATGGACACTTCATTACTTTTAGTGACAGGGGAAACTTTGAGGCCAACTACATACTCAACAAGATATTGAAACATGCAGTTGAATGAGCTTGTATCTGCAGCATCACCAGTAGCAAGTCAGAGTGTTAAGCTCATGGCCTGTAGCAAAATGAAGTGACGTGATTCCTTTAAGGATATACCTGAACTGTTGGTCGTTCTTAGACAGCAGGCAGGCTGAATCATAAATTATCAAATGTCAGGCAAAAGTGAAGAATACATTTTAACCTGAATGTGTATAATTTAGCTACCTGCTGGACGATGCTTGGGACACCGCTGCTTTTGTCCCTAGGAACAAGTTGACCTGATGGATGGTCGACTTCAACATCAACATATGGAGCAGCTGCATGCTCACTAATATGAACATATTTACGTTTTTTTGATGATTTTGCAGGAGATGTTCCTTGCGATTGTTCACCAGGGGTATTGTGTGAATTTTCCTGTCCACTTTCCTTGGCCATAGTGTAGCTTGAACATTCTTTCTCTTGGAGCCTTGAAATTTCTTCACAGAGTTCCTTATCTAAAAATGTTTAGGAAGATATTAGAGGACTTTGAACACTCAATGTTTGAAAGTATGGAAATTTGACCACTCTGTTAAAATTATGCGTAAAAGGGAGAGCTATAACTAGAGAATTCCTGTTGTAAGCAGGAAGCATAATTCAGAAGTCCAACCCTCAATCATTAAAGTCGTGCAGGTTAGTTCATTAAAGAAGCCGGGTTAGAGTTCAAGAAACATGATTCACTCCTTAGTAATTTGTGTGCATATATGTAGACCACGTCTATTGCAAAACAAACCTTGTATACATAGTTTTTGGCTCCAAATGGAGAACTTTCACTTCTTGTACCAGcaattaaaaggaaatttacTACGGCATGTGAAATGATAACCACACAGAATGGCCAGTGGACTTTCTGTGCAGATATTCCCCTTCATTTTCCCATGTTGGGCAATGGAGAAGTGCAAGTTGATAATAGTAAAAATGTGATATCTAAAGTAGGTGAAGGAATTTTTTTCTCACTCTTTTGGTTCTCTTCTGCTAACAACTTTTGGAAGTGAATGTGTTGTTCATGGAGCTTTTCATTCTCACTTTTCAAGTATTGGATCATTTCATCAGCAGCTGCATTGACAGATATATCAAGAGTTTAATTCAATTTGGTTAAACATGCTTCACTAATCCAAATAGAAGTACAAAATAATAATCTCATAACAGCAACAGTTAAAACTGGTACTCCTCACCATTCTTTAACGGCAAAAGTCAATCCAACCAAATTAATTACTTATAAAAGGCTACAAATTGCAATGTTCAAGAGTTCCTTGTTTCAAGTGGCAAGAAAACACTGGGAACTAACTAACAAGTTGCAAGCAATTAACGCTAACTGGCACAATAAGCTCAAAACAAGGGGGAGATGCATATATTTTCCCATACCAGCTTCATACTTCAAGAATTTCACTTCTTGCTCGTAATTCAGTTCGTCAAACTGGTACTCTTTTTCCTTCTGCATCAGAACATTAGTTTCAGTACggatatacatatttttttgttaaacgAGCGGAATCAGAAAGACCTTCAGTTTGGTGTATTTGTCGTATAGCTTCGAGTAAAGAGCTTCCATCTGAAATCCACACcagataaaaaaaatccatcAAACCCTATCAACACAATTTCTCAATTCCAAGTCCAATTCATCACTTGTGCAAAACAGTGAGCTGGATGATGACataattaacataaaattgCATCTGATGTAACAAATTCACAAGGAAATTGAAAATGTTAATCCTCACAACCAAATTTTTCGATAGCAAAAATCAAACTATAATCTGGAAAAATGGCGTGAAATTAATCACACACCTCTGATGAAATACCTTTCGGATAAATGCTTTCACGATCCACACACGCACCAACAAGCTTAGATCTGCAACGTTGAGGTTTTTAGCAGGATTCACTTTCCCGTTTCGAAGAATTTGAATGTACACCTGATGTTCAAAtcgaattttatttttgttggaaTTTTAATATACAGAAAGGCCCAATTTTCCTTTACTCAGTTATATATGGCCGTGAAAGGCCCAACTGTGGTATATAAGTCCAATAACTTTATCTTTCTTTTCGAGACCAGtccaataaaaatttaaaacaaataatgcCAAAAGTAGCCTAAGATCATCAATGAAATTGATGATGGGAGctcaataattttgtttattgctAAATCATAATGACAGATTTAGGTAAAGTTCAATTGAGATCGACCAGCCTCGTAGTGGGGTTGaaattttgtattaaattcgatttttgaAATATAGGCTATGATGTGagcaagaaaaaaagaaataggaTTAGAAAGGGAAAAGGAATAAAAAAGAATCAAAATGAATTATTTACGGTTCTTTGTCTCTTTTATTCACAAAAGAATAAATGTACCCCTAATAAGTATAGACAAAGTAAGGTTATCCACAACTATCTTTCAAATTCATTACATCACTGTACTATCTATGGATCCTTATATCATTTTTTTACCTTATTTCTTAGTACTTAAtactaaaattattaaattttgtctcacatcaacttggtgatgatcctagctcatTTATATAGGTATAGATAATTCttccccttataaggccttttaagagcatccgcaatagcggacATTCCGGCAGTCGTCCGCTATTGCAGCGGAAGAGGCAGACGCGTACGTCCCTTGCGGACGAGAGGTCGTCCGCGGGTGTGAtcggacgtccgtcgtgacgtccgctattgcggtgacacgacggacgtcccggcggacgtctcattttttctattttaaaaaaactctatatatatggctcgttgaacttcatttcattcgcaccgcttgtattaacgagtttctctctctctactttcatttcttgtAAAGATAAATGGAGCATGACAGTGATTCTCCCGCCACGAGTGATTCACAAACCCCGATGTTCCCCATTGGAGGTGGGGGAAATGTTGGTGGAACTGCAaggatgcccgggatgatgccccaaatgccagCGATGATGGGCGAGTACTATAATATGTTCCCTTGGAtggtgccccaaatgcccgggggGAGTGGAGGGACggtgccccaaatgcccgggggGAGTGAAGGGACggtgccccaaatgcccgggggGAGTGGAGGGATGGTGCCCCAAATGATGCCCGTGATGGGGGGAATGATGCCCGGTATGATGCAGGGCATGGATGCTGTTGCGGGGGTGGCAGAgtgggggtcccccaatcacctggggacaatgtGTATCGCCCCTACAAGGATTTATTGTCCAGTGATTCCCGGAGTACTCCACttgagactcagttcaccggcattgaGACTTCCTCTttggaggagttggggatatctcCGGTCAATGAGTCTCCCACTGAGATACCACCGGCGGTAGGGAAGTCGAAGAAGAAGGACAaaggcaagggcaagggcaaggacATTTGTGAGTCCTCGTGTGTCCTCATCAATGGGGGGGGTaagggagaggaggaggaggtcgGCGAGGgaaagaggaccgtctggagcgAGGCGGATTGCGTCGCCCTGGCAAAGGCCTGGATGAgtatagtcgaggatccctacatcggggctaaccagactatcgacaggatgtggtggcgcattagccataACTATATCAAATTCAGCCCGgcaggtgggaagcctcacgatggagagctGTAATGCCCCAAAACCCACCTTAGACGAAAAAGTGAATTTCCGGTGCTGTAAATcgtcgaaattagggttttcggCGAATAATtcgaaataaataacaaaataaattctgATAATTCGATAAATCATGGAATACTGAAATACAAGTCTTAAATAAGTGTTAGAAAATATATGTGAGCAAAGAATtgagttttaatgaattttagtacgTTTTTTAGAAAAGTCGCCGATTAGAGTTTTTCGGCGAATTTGCCGAGAAACATTAGGAAtttccattggaaaataatttatatggaATCTAGAGATCAAAAGAAGTATAATATAAGTAATATTGtgcaagaaattaaaatttaatcgatGTTCGTATAGAGAATTCGATAGAAGGGCATTTCGGtctttttacattaattaaatcaattctTTCTCTTTATTTGGAAAGTGCCGATTTTTACTCATCAACTAGGAATGAAATGGctgcaaattttattttaaatattagagagaaaagagatttgaaataagaatatgaaataaaacgtcCCGTTTGCTTGGTCATACGTGTttggtacaattggcatgccataggacagcagcgctgcattatatgtgatcactcgtcttctggataaccgaagcgaggatcgtctgttatctgatgggcccctatctgatctgtctgatctgcaccctcatgggtggtctgtgcggagtcctctcgaggacaaaatccgtgtctgcatctgattctgtttctgatctggtccgtgTACCCTACCTGAAACCAAGCAGATATAGGGGTTATATGATaagataatataaaataatatctgatgacttctGAATAAGAATATGTAATCTGTTacgtataaaataatatctgatgactggTGAATAAAGTTCTGTTATATGTGATAATATAATAAGATAAGAtgaaataatatctgatgacttctGAATAAAGAATCTGTAATATGTGATCTGTGATATTTAAtaagataagataaaataatatctgacgACTTCTGAATAAAGGATCTGTAATTTGTGATCTGTGATATTTATAAgacaagataaaataatatctgatgacttgtGAATAATAATATCTGatggataaaataatatctgatgacgtGGGAATAAGGATCTGTGATATGtgatatgtgatttgtgaaatATGATATATGATATGATTGTTGATCGGACCTCACACGGAAGAAATGATATATTATGTTGATCGGTCCCCGCTCGGGGTAATTAACACGGAAAAATAGTATatgaaaataaatgataaaaggagaaaaatgtgaTACGAAATAATATATGACGATATGTGAAATATCTGAAGAGACATAAGTAAGAATATATGAAAAGGTTGTATGATGAAAATACATATAAGTTTGATATAGTGATATTGTAagtaatttttggaaatttgtgaaattaaaatgaaaaccagcaaaagattaaaaaggaaataatgtagttactattgtcttagctgaGAGGTCGGATTCTGTAGTTTGGATATTCCTACTGGGCTTTCGAGCTCACTCCCCATCTTTCCCCCCCTACAGGTTGGAGTTGATCTTATGTCAGTGGTGTTGCGCAGCTTTGCATCTTTGGTGAGTCACTGGTGGTCAACTTGGTTTAGTAGTTGTGGCATGTTGTGTAATAGTTTAATCTTTAATCTTCCGTTGGATAAATGTTAAGTTTTTAATTGTGCttttaagctaaaaagaaaaaaaggaaaatttcagcacgggttttcgatactgaaacgtgacatcacttattcggtgggtttacctaccggttaaggggtgttacaagagcaatgccggaaacagtgggagcggctgggGAGATCGCTCACCCGATTTTCCGGCATCTACGAAAACAACGTCCGTACgacaaccagcggcatgtccatGGAGGATGTGAAGAGTTTGTCCATGCAGCAGTTCAtcgacaagaagaagaagaagttcaaCATCTTCAAATATTGGGATGTCTATCTTGTGCTGCAGGATTTCGCCAAGTTTCGTGCGGGTGTTGAAGctgctggccgaagcggacgaagctCAACGCCTCCGGcgagtacagcagcagtgccggttcccacgacctccccaaAGCCGCCGTAGAGATCCCGACCCCTCCATCGTTCTCCTGCCGCCGTCGCCCGCGGGTCCcacgaggtccaatcggcagctcctagTCAGGACAATGCCCAACTCACCCACCTCATGCGCATGCAGCACAATCATACTTTACTCGACACCATAGAAAAGTGGCGGGAGACGACTGACCCCTTATACAAGGAGATGTTGAAGGGGGTCATCGACAGTATGAAGCGCGGGTTGGGTCTGGCCAAGGGGACGACAAGGAGTGAGGTGGGGGCCGCGTGTATCGAAGCTTTGGGatgttttttaaatttgaactatgtatttttttttgaactatgtattttttaatttaattatgtatgttttttttaaaaataaaatgttgattttttctcgtattcgtgttgaaattttaattccataaaattgcatatttgtgaatttgtgaattttgattattgggatgtccgctattgtggagtgagatgtccttatgacgtggcagtgctgtgggatgtccttatgacataGCAGGAGGTGTTTTaggatgtccgtcgggacatccgtccctatTGTGATGCTCCAAGGGGTGAATGTctcatttctaatatgatatcagagcgggcccaagttgATGATgaattttatctctttatctcttctcttgcctacccatgtaatggaagtccgatgtgtcattccggcccacacgtgagggggcatGTTAAAACAttaaatcttgtcccacatcgacttggtgatgatcttagctattctatataagtatggatacCCACCCCCTATAAGActttttaaggggtgagtgatcTATTTCTAATCCTTAAGAAATACTAGTACTCGTATTCCatcatttattaatttaattattaaagatCTCACTATTTTACTTCTTTttacatttctttttttcccaacCAGCGAGACATACGCCGTAGAGGGGGGAGGGGTGTTGTAACGCGCCCCTCTACCAACTCGTTCTGTTGGGACGAGACGGAACCTTTACTATCTATttgaaaaaaaacatatatgataaattttttatttcttaatattgtgtataatgattaaaatgctaaaatataattaaatattaatgggcttttttgtttttgtatattttaaaatacacTCTTAGTAAAAGGATGTCCCAATTATGAAAAATTGAAagattaaacaatttacgtagTTTGAAAAAGATAGACCTATGCCCATTTATGGGGTAATTACatgtttcatacaaaatgttttacctttgttttaatttagtacaaatagtattaagtttacatattttatacaaaaagttacattagtgttttaaattaatacattccgttaaatattttaaacactGTTAGTTAGTTTACAATTTGTCCAACTTATCaacataataaaagaataattagagatttaatacaattaatcactctaaaaaaataacagtcaatatcaattcttccagcaattgatcgtggtttaaaaaaaattcgtctctcaatatactctattttttattgtatttttttatagaacacaaaataaaataagcccATATTTCATCTTTACAAAATGGCTAATTTGAGCTTCAAACACTCAATaagttaatatttattttttacaaaaaagattcaatatatttttagttgtattctccattgttacatgagaaagtttcgacaataaaatgcaattcgctaatttgatggtgaaaagtggtgattttttttctctgtgtttttcatttt
This portion of the Salvia splendens isolate huo1 chromosome 10, SspV2, whole genome shotgun sequence genome encodes:
- the LOC121750270 gene encoding uncharacterized protein LOC121750270, whose protein sequence is MEALYSKLYDKYTKLKKEKEYQFDELNYEQEVKFLKYEAAADEMIQYLKSENEKLHEQHIHFQKLLAEENQKNKELCEEISRLQEKECSSYTMAKESGQENSHNTPGEQSQGTSPAKSSKKRKYVHISEHAAAPYVDVEVDHPSGQLVPRDKSSGVPSIVQQPACCLRTTNSSDTSSFNCMFQYLVEYVVGLKVSPVTKSNEVSILARHQSSGYSFSLTWITKADGEVELLYRVLSLGTFERVAPEWMKETLMFSSSMCSIFFQRVSRVINT